Proteins from a single region of Haloplanus sp. GDY1:
- a CDS encoding PAS domain-containing protein, with translation MLTQAVLDALPDRIAVIDESGRIVESNASWRAFAENRDHPLVPGDGDRPYLDAITRASNDQVPVIATRLRSLLDGAGHPGTDLSYHADEDGDGLRVHLAALTHDGDRYAVLAHADLNREAGTGPESVVDLRLKERAMDEAPVGITISNPSLPDNPVIYANAAFERITGYPVEEVVGRNCRFLQGPNTDPEAVARMRRAVADRKPVTVEVRNYRPNGEEFWNQVTIAPIFGADGDATYFVGFQQDVTDRKRAERNLETERNRLALLNQIVRHDIRNDMSVALGWGGELADRISPEDEDAFERIMTAATHTKELTEAVGDLIEILGTTDPELESVSLEAILRTEIDRVRSNFDYRSQSITIRGDDDLPEVSVRATAVLSSVFGNLLDNAVFHNDSSDVEIDVDVEVREDTVVVRVADNGPGIPDARKREVFGRGEKGLESPGSGLGLYLVDNLVDTYGGSVWIEDNDPRGAVFCVELQRG, from the coding sequence ATGCTAACTCAGGCCGTGCTCGATGCCCTCCCCGACCGGATCGCGGTGATCGACGAGTCGGGGCGGATCGTCGAGTCGAACGCGTCCTGGCGTGCGTTCGCCGAGAACCGCGACCACCCGCTCGTGCCCGGGGACGGCGACCGGCCGTATCTCGACGCGATCACCCGGGCGTCGAACGACCAGGTGCCGGTGATCGCCACCCGTCTGCGGTCGCTGCTCGACGGCGCCGGGCACCCCGGGACCGACCTGTCGTACCACGCCGACGAGGACGGCGACGGACTGCGAGTCCACCTCGCGGCGCTGACCCACGACGGCGACCGGTACGCCGTCCTGGCACACGCCGATCTGAACCGGGAGGCGGGGACGGGGCCGGAGTCGGTCGTCGACCTCCGACTCAAGGAACGGGCCATGGACGAGGCGCCGGTGGGAATCACCATCTCGAACCCCTCGCTGCCCGACAATCCGGTCATCTACGCCAACGCCGCCTTCGAGCGCATCACGGGCTACCCCGTCGAGGAGGTGGTGGGGCGGAACTGCCGGTTCCTGCAGGGGCCGAACACCGACCCCGAGGCGGTCGCCCGGATGCGCCGGGCGGTCGCCGACCGGAAGCCCGTGACCGTCGAGGTGCGCAACTACCGTCCCAACGGCGAGGAGTTCTGGAACCAGGTGACCATCGCCCCGATATTCGGTGCGGACGGCGACGCAACCTACTTCGTCGGCTTCCAGCAGGACGTGACCGACCGCAAGCGGGCCGAGCGCAACCTCGAAACCGAGCGCAACCGACTCGCCCTCCTCAATCAGATCGTTCGCCACGACATCCGCAACGACATGTCGGTCGCGCTGGGGTGGGGCGGCGAACTCGCGGACCGGATCTCGCCCGAGGACGAGGACGCCTTCGAGCGGATCATGACCGCCGCGACCCACACCAAGGAACTCACCGAGGCGGTCGGCGACCTCATCGAGATTCTGGGGACGACCGACCCCGAACTCGAATCGGTGTCGCTCGAGGCGATACTCCGGACGGAAATCGACCGCGTGCGCTCGAACTTCGACTACCGCTCGCAGTCGATCACGATCCGCGGCGACGACGACCTGCCCGAGGTGTCCGTCCGGGCCACCGCCGTCCTCTCCTCGGTCTTCGGCAACCTCCTCGACAACGCCGTCTTCCACAACGACAGTTCCGACGTCGAAATCGACGTCGACGTCGAGGTGCGCGAGGACACCGTCGTCGTCCGGGTCGCCGACAACGGCCCCGGCATCCCCGACGCGCGCAAGCGCGAGGTGTTCGGCCGGGGCGAGAAGGGACTGGAGAGCCCCGGGAGCGGTCTCGGCCTCTATCTCGTCGACAACCTCGTCGACACGTACGGCGGGTCGGTCTGGATCGAGGACAACGACCCCAGGGGCGCCGTGTTCTGCGTCGAACTGCAGCGGGGCTGA